Part of the Candidatus Lernaella stagnicola genome is shown below.
GAACGCCGCTCGCCCCGAGCGCGACCGCTATTTTCGGATGGTGCTGCTACTGGCCGCCGCCGCCGCGCTGCTGTTTTTCGGCCTCAACTGGCTGGCCTTTCAAGCCGGGCACCTGGTCAAGCAAGACGACCACCTGCTCATCAACGAAATCGCCCGTAACATTTTACGCGGCGACTTCGGCGTGCAGGCCGAGATCAACGGCAACCTCATCGGCACCGAAGATCACTTCACGCCGACGTTCCTGCTGATCGTTCCTTTGTATTTGGTTTGGGATCACGTGACGGTATTGCTGTTCTGCCTGTCGCTGATCGTCGCCTTCGCCGTCGTGCCGTTTTACCTGCTCGGCCGTTTCTGGGGCGGATCGCGCTTCGGGCTTTTTGTTGCGGCGGCGTATCTGTTGTTACCCGAAACCGCCGGCCACGCGCTCAGCGGCATGTGGCAGCAAACGCCGCTTTGGCTTTTGGCGCCGCTGACCCTCTACGCCTGCCTGGCCCGCAAATGGTGGCTTTACGTCGTCGCGGCGGTGTTGCTTCTCGGCACCTTTGAAGACGCTTTTCTGATCCTGGCCGGCATCGGTTTGTTGGCGCTCGTGGAGGGCGGCAAGCGGCGGTGGTGGCTCTTCGCCTTCGTCGCCACGGCGGTGTACGTGCTGCTGATCGCACTGGCAACCGACAACTTCGGCGGCGGTCGCGCCCTTCACCAAGTAGCGCCCGAAGTGTTACGCAACGCGTTTTCGCTCGGCGTCGCGCGCGGTTTGGTGATCCTCGTTGCCTTCATGACACCGCTGCTCTGGTTGGCGGCGCTGCGCCCGCGGTATCTGATCCCGGCCATCGCACCCCTGTGGTTGGCCTTGGCCTACCTCGGCGGCGACTCGCCCAACCTTTTGCCCGGGAGCAGTACGGCACATTACTTCACCGCGTCACTGCCCTTCATCCTCGCCGCCGCCATCGCCGGCGCCGCGTCGTTACGCGATTTCTCCCTACTCCAATCGCCACTCCGCCGGCGACTTGCCGCCTTCGCCGCGCTGCTCGTGCTTCTGGGTTTCAACGTCGCGGCGTGGTGCGGGCCGGACGGTTTTGCCAAGCCGTTTCGCCCGGGCCCGGATCTACCGGCCTTCCAAAAGCTTGCCTCCGAACTGCCCGCGACGACGCGCTTGGCCACCGACCTGCCATATAGCTACTTGTTGGACGGCCGTATCGCGGCGGCGATCAAGTTTTCCGCCCACTGGCGCGGCGAAGCCTTCGAACTGCAGGAACACTATTGGGATTGGCCGGCGTTGCGCGATTTCCGGCCGCGACTCTACGCCTACCAAACCCAGCGCACGAAGCGGCAACTCGGCGGCCTGGCGGTGACGACCCTCACCGGCGGCGACACGCTGCGCACCGCGTCCATCGACCGCGTTTTCGGCCCCGATCCGTACTGCCTTGCCGCCGGCGACCTGGATGGGGACGGCCGCGACGAACTGGTCGCGGGCACCGTGGCCCTGCGGCGCGACGCCCATGTGGCCGTGCTGGAAACGGCAACCGGGCGCCTGCGCGTCAAGCGCCGCATTCGTATCGCGCTGGACTTGCGGGAACTGGCGGTCGTCCCCGGCGACGGCAGTATCCTGTTCGGTGACGGCCACACCTATCGCTGGTGGCGCGGCACCTTCATGGAACCGCCGGGTCCGCGGGACGGACTCGTGACGCTGTTCGGGACGGATGTATTTTCGACCTTCGACCCGGCCTGCCCGCCGCCGCCGGGCGCTTCGGCCACCCGATCGGGAGATTTCAACGGCGACGGTGAGCGCGAGTGCGCCGTCGGTTATCCTTGGCAAAACTCGGTGGAGATTCGGGCGCGCGACGGTCGGTTGCTTGGTTCGGCTGTGACTGGGCCGTTCCCGACGGCGATCGTCGCACGAGACCTCGACGGCGACGGCCGGGACGAACTTATCACGCCGTTGCACAACCGCATCTACGACGCCGAGCCTTTTTTCCGCTATCTCGACCACCACGCCATCGACACGCTGATCGTCAAAGACGCACCGCCCGCCGTATTACGGCAACATGGTTGGCAAAGAGTTTCGGAGCAGCGGGGCGTCAGTCGCTGGTGTCGCGTCGCCGCGGGCGCAGCAGAATAACCAGCGCCGCCACCAGCGACATCAAAGAAAAGAAAAGCGCCGTGAGTGTGCGCGTCGGCCAATAGGTCAGCCGCACGCGATGTTCCCCCGCAGGTACGGCAATTCCCAGGCGGCCGTCGATCTCCGTGACGCTGCCGCGGCTGACGCGCCAGGCCGGATCGTAGTTTTGGTTGAGCTGCAGAAACTGCGCTTTCGCGCTTTGGTAATGAACGTCCACCGTGTTGAAGGTGAAGCGCAAGTCGAGCATCTCGCCCGACACGTCTTGCCAGGCACATTCGCCGGCGTAATTCGGATTCGCCGCCAACTCGCCGGACGAGAGCACCCAGTAACGCGGCACGGTCTGCTCAGGCAGCGTGATATCGGCATACCAATCGATGAGGCCGATGCCGCGCGGCACGTTGAAAAACTCCGTGGCAGTCGTGGGACGAGCTCGCTCGCGCATGCCGTCGGCCAGGCCGCGCCGTTTGATCTCCCCCGGATCGTCATCCGGATTCATCCCCTCGGGCAACTGGTGTACCTGATAATAAGCGCCAGGTTCGAATGTCACGTCGACCGGTTCGCGCAGCAAATCCGCCCACAGCGGCGCGTTTTGCCAAAGCGGCCACAGCAACAAGAGTGCGACCGGTATCCACGCCCAGCGTGCTTTCGTCTTTTCGGTCAACCACGCCGCCGCCGCGCCGAATGAGACCGTCGCCGAAAGTACAAGAAAGAAATTCAGATACTTGTAGGAATGATTGACGCGGAAGAAGCCCGGCAAGCCCCATAGAAAAGTGCGGAACGGGTCACCCGGCAGGTTCGGGCCGAAACAACACACCGCGTAGAAAAGCCATAGGACAATCCAAGGCGCGAGCCGCCGCCGCGCCAGCGCCGCCGCGAGTAGAAACAACGCCAAGACGCCGTAGGTCAGCCCCATCGAGGCGTATTCCGCCTGCGCGGGCCAACCCTCGGTCGTGTAGGTCGGGTGCCGCGTGACCGTCGCGTGCGCATGCCGCAAGAAAGCGCCCGCGCTCTTGTAGAAAACCTTGTCGTCATTCGTCGGGCCGTCGAAGCGATACACGTCGCCCGCCTTGCCCAGTTGCTCGTGCACGTACGTGCCGCGCCCCATCACATCAAGCACCGCCGCCCATTTCGCGCAACCGACCAGGGCCAGGGTCAGCGCCGCAACCGCCAGACGCAGCGCGTAGGGTCGCCACGCCGCCGCCAAAGCGCGAAGCGGCTCCCAGCGCCAGGCAACCAGCGCAATCACGGCCGCGACGGCGAAGGAGCCCCACCACGTGATAACCCCGTGGTAACTCACCGCCGCCGATAAAATCAGAAAAGCGCCGAGCGCGATAAACAGCGCCCGCGGCCGCTCGGACCGGTGGGCGGCAACGAGCACGGTGGCCAGCAGAAGGAAGTGGCCGACGGCCAGGATGCCCAACCCGGATTGCAGCAGGATGGGCAGCAGCAGGAGCCCCGCGCCCACCCCGCCGCGCCACGTGGCTTCCTTTCGCAAGAGCGCGTACAGCGCCAGCGGCGTCATCAGGTAGAAGGCTTGCACGTAAAAGCCGACGAGCATGAAAGACGGAAACCAACCGGCGAACGCAAAGGCCGTCGCCGAGAGCAGCGCGGGCACGAGGTCGAGGCCGAGCACCCGGCGGGCCAGCAAGTAGGTTCCGAAAGTGCCGAGCCAAAGCAGCAGCATTAAATTGAAGCGAATCGCCAACCACGGCGGCAGCAGCAAAAAGGGAATCGAGAAGGGCGAGAGCGAGCCGTCGGAGGGGTGCCCGAGAATGGGGTAGCCGCCGCCGACTAAGTGTGAGCGCAAGGGAAACTCGCCAAATTGAAACAGCGCCAGTTTTGCGTGGAAATAAAAAGACAGGTCATGCCGCCAGTCGGCCATGCGATAGGCGTCCGCCGACTGGAAGCCGTCGAAGTGCCGAAACATCGGCGCGCAAAATACCAGCACGATCACGACGGTGGCGGCAACGGCGATTATTTTTTCGCGTTGGGGCGACACGTTCCTCCTGCTCGATAGAGTGTGCGTCCTTTATGCCAAATCTACCGGGGGTTGGGGAAGGCGGTTAATGACAAGGCGCAAAACTTCGCAACAGGCACTCCACGCCGTAGATGTAGAGTTCGCGCAATTCCTGCCCGGCCAGGATGGTGTCGCGCAGCTTACGAAACTGCAGCATGCCGTGCAGCGTCGACCAAAACACCAGGGCGCACTGATGCGATTGCGCCAGCACGTTCTCGTCGCCGCTTGCCCAGTCGCGTATCGCGCCTTCGACAACGGACAAAATGCGGTCGCCGTGGGTGTCGATGCGCTGCTTGAGTTCGTTGGGGAAGCTCACTTCCGGCGATGTCAAAAAAACGTTGTAGACGTCGAAATACTTGCGATGGCGGCGCGCGAAATCCAGGTACGCCAGGGCCATCAGCGTCAGGCGTTCGCGCGGATCGGCGCCTTTGGCGTCGGCGCACCGGATCATCTCGTGCAGGATGTCGAGGCCCTCTTCCTGCAACGCGGCAAAGAGTTCTTCCTTGTTCTGGAAGTATACGTAGAGGGTGCCGACACTCACCTCGGCCGCGACGGCGATTTTGTTCATCGACGCGCCGGCGAGCCCTTCCCGGAAGAGGACCTGCCGGGCGGCGTCGAGGATTTGATTCCGCCGCTGTTCCCGTTCTCGCTGGCGTCTGGCCTGCACCCCCATGGTCGGCTCCTCAGTACGTGTACATGCCGGTCAACGGACCGAGCACGGCGATTACGGCGGCGACGACGATTGTCATCCACAAGGTCATGACCAAGCCGGACA
Proteins encoded:
- a CDS encoding DUF2079 domain-containing protein; protein product: MNAARPERDRYFRMVLLLAAAAALLFFGLNWLAFQAGHLVKQDDHLLINEIARNILRGDFGVQAEINGNLIGTEDHFTPTFLLIVPLYLVWDHVTVLLFCLSLIVAFAVVPFYLLGRFWGGSRFGLFVAAAYLLLPETAGHALSGMWQQTPLWLLAPLTLYACLARKWWLYVVAAVLLLGTFEDAFLILAGIGLLALVEGGKRRWWLFAFVATAVYVLLIALATDNFGGGRALHQVAPEVLRNAFSLGVARGLVILVAFMTPLLWLAALRPRYLIPAIAPLWLALAYLGGDSPNLLPGSSTAHYFTASLPFILAAAIAGAASLRDFSLLQSPLRRRLAAFAALLVLLGFNVAAWCGPDGFAKPFRPGPDLPAFQKLASELPATTRLATDLPYSYLLDGRIAAAIKFSAHWRGEAFELQEHYWDWPALRDFRPRLYAYQTQRTKRQLGGLAVTTLTGGDTLRTASIDRVFGPDPYCLAAGDLDGDGRDELVAGTVALRRDAHVAVLETATGRLRVKRRIRIALDLRELAVVPGDGSILFGDGHTYRWWRGTFMEPPGPRDGLVTLFGTDVFSTFDPACPPPPGASATRSGDFNGDGERECAVGYPWQNSVEIRARDGRLLGSAVTGPFPTAIVARDLDGDGRDELITPLHNRIYDAEPFFRYLDHHAIDTLIVKDAPPAVLRQHGWQRVSEQRGVSRWCRVAAGAAE
- a CDS encoding TetR/AcrR family transcriptional regulator — its product is MGVQARRQREREQRRNQILDAARQVLFREGLAGASMNKIAVAAEVSVGTLYVYFQNKEELFAALQEEGLDILHEMIRCADAKGADPRERLTLMALAYLDFARRHRKYFDVYNVFLTSPEVSFPNELKQRIDTHGDRILSVVEGAIRDWASGDENVLAQSHQCALVFWSTLHGMLQFRKLRDTILAGQELRELYIYGVECLLRSFAPCH